In Spirochaeta lutea, a single genomic region encodes these proteins:
- the pflB gene encoding formate C-acetyltransferase: MAQHVDSRGFTPGKWNTRVEVRDFIQRNYTPYEGDASFLTQPSEKTKKLWEKVSALMTEERKRDGMYDIDAKTISTITSHAAGYIDKSLEEVVGLQTDEPLKRAIMPYGGIRMVYSGLEAYNRDIDPQLEEVFRHRKTHNDGVFDVYTDEMKKARKTGVITGLPDAYGRGRIIGDYRRVALYGVDYLIAQKKEAHRNAAGDAMTDDVIRMREELAEQIRSLQELKEMAASYGFDISGPAKDTKEAVQWVYFAYLAAVKEQNGAAMSLGRIATFLDIYAQQDLDAGRYTEEEIQEMIDHLVMKLRMVRFLRTPAYDALFSGDPTWITESLGGMGLDGRTLVTKMSFRFLHTLTNLGPAPEPNMTVLWSPRLPEGFKQFCAKLSAETSSIQYESDELMREKFGDDYGIACCVSAMRIGKQMQFFGARANLAKALLYAINGGRDEKTGIQVGPFFEPVRTEYLEYEDVAKRFDMVLEWLAKLYIDTLNVIHYMHDKYCYERVEMALHDEEIDRTMACGVAGLSVVADSLSAIKNTRVKCIRDESGLVVDFELEGEYPQFGNNDPRVDQIAVDLVENFMTKLKKHHTYRGSRHTLSILTITSNVVYGKKTGNTPDGRKTGEPFAPGANPMHGRDSKGCIASMASVAKLPYDYSEDGISYTFSIVPEALGKDDSQRYANLANLLDGYFESEGHHINVNVLNKEVLLDAMDHPELYPQLTIRVSGYAVNFIKLTREQQLDVINRTFHEVL, from the coding sequence ATGGCACAGCATGTTGATTCACGGGGCTTTACGCCCGGAAAATGGAATACCCGAGTAGAGGTACGGGATTTTATCCAACGGAATTATACACCCTACGAGGGTGACGCATCCTTCCTGACCCAGCCCAGCGAAAAAACAAAAAAATTGTGGGAGAAGGTCAGTGCCCTGATGACTGAGGAACGAAAGCGTGATGGTATGTACGATATTGATGCCAAAACGATTTCCACCATTACCAGCCATGCTGCCGGCTACATCGATAAGAGCCTTGAAGAGGTGGTGGGATTGCAGACCGATGAGCCCCTGAAACGCGCCATAATGCCATACGGCGGAATCCGCATGGTGTATTCCGGTTTGGAAGCCTATAACCGCGATATTGACCCCCAGCTGGAGGAGGTTTTCCGTCACCGGAAGACCCATAATGACGGGGTTTTTGATGTATACACCGACGAAATGAAGAAGGCCCGGAAGACCGGTGTTATTACCGGACTGCCCGATGCCTACGGGCGGGGCAGGATTATTGGGGATTACCGCAGGGTGGCTCTCTACGGGGTCGACTACCTGATTGCCCAGAAGAAGGAAGCTCATCGGAACGCTGCCGGGGATGCCATGACGGACGATGTTATCCGGATGAGAGAGGAGCTGGCCGAGCAGATCCGTAGTCTGCAGGAACTCAAGGAAATGGCTGCCAGCTACGGTTTCGATATCAGCGGGCCTGCCAAGGATACCAAGGAAGCAGTCCAGTGGGTGTATTTTGCCTACCTTGCTGCGGTGAAGGAACAGAACGGCGCGGCCATGAGTTTGGGCCGGATCGCTACCTTCCTAGATATTTACGCCCAGCAGGATCTGGACGCTGGGAGGTATACCGAGGAAGAGATCCAGGAGATGATTGATCACCTGGTTATGAAGCTCCGGATGGTCCGGTTTCTCCGTACCCCGGCCTACGACGCCCTCTTTTCCGGGGATCCTACCTGGATAACCGAAAGTCTCGGGGGAATGGGCTTGGACGGCCGAACCCTGGTTACAAAAATGAGTTTTCGCTTCCTCCATACCCTGACAAACCTGGGGCCCGCACCCGAGCCGAATATGACGGTACTCTGGAGTCCGCGGTTGCCCGAGGGCTTCAAGCAGTTCTGCGCCAAGCTCTCTGCTGAGACCAGTTCCATTCAATACGAGAGCGACGAACTCATGCGGGAAAAGTTCGGGGACGATTACGGAATCGCCTGCTGTGTGAGTGCCATGCGCATCGGAAAGCAGATGCAGTTTTTCGGGGCCCGGGCGAACCTGGCCAAGGCGCTTCTCTACGCTATCAACGGCGGGCGGGATGAGAAAACCGGTATTCAGGTCGGCCCGTTTTTTGAGCCGGTGAGAACCGAGTACCTGGAGTACGAGGATGTGGCTAAACGATTTGATATGGTGCTTGAATGGCTGGCTAAGCTCTACATCGACACCCTGAACGTGATCCACTACATGCACGATAAATACTGCTACGAACGGGTGGAAATGGCCCTCCACGACGAAGAGATAGACCGGACCATGGCCTGCGGGGTAGCCGGCCTCTCCGTTGTAGCGGATAGCCTGTCTGCCATCAAAAATACCCGGGTAAAATGTATCCGGGACGAGAGCGGCCTGGTTGTGGACTTCGAACTTGAGGGTGAATATCCGCAGTTCGGTAACAACGACCCCCGGGTGGACCAGATCGCCGTCGATCTGGTGGAAAACTTCATGACCAAACTCAAAAAACACCACACCTACCGGGGCAGCCGACATACCTTAAGCATCCTCACCATCACAAGCAACGTTGTGTACGGTAAAAAAACCGGGAACACCCCCGACGGCCGGAAAACCGGCGAGCCCTTTGCGCCCGGTGCAAACCCCATGCACGGCCGGGACAGCAAGGGCTGTATCGCCTCTATGGCATCCGTGGCCAAGCTGCCCTACGACTACAGCGAGGACGGTATCAGCTACACCTTCAGCATCGTACCCGAGGCCCTGGGGAAGGATGATTCCCAGCGTTATGCTAATTTAGCAAATCTTCTGGACGGTTATTTCGAGAGCGAGGGGCACCACATAAACGTGAATGTCCTCAACAAGGAGGTGCTCCTGGATGCCATGGACCACCCTGAACTGTATCCCCAGCTGACCATCCGGGTTTCCGGTTACGCCGTCAACTTTATTAAGCTGACCCGAGAACAGCAGCTGGATGTAATCAACCGGACCTTCCACGAGGTATTGTAG
- the pflA gene encoding pyruvate formate-lyase-activating protein, which translates to MNIKRSHYGPLGASVSLHPGARPAAQDPRGYIHSIETGGTVDGPGIRYVAFLQGCPLRCLYCHNPDSWQMRTGKTMTSSQLLEDVLRYKPFIKSGGVTLSGGEPLTQPEFVEHFFTNAREHGLHTALDTSGAIPLNKSRSALDAADLILLDIKALDPQLCRDLTGMDNQHALEMLEYLEASGKPVWIRHVVVPGYTDDMEQLEALAYYLKDFSVIQRVELLPFHQMATYKWKALGLKYALKDTPVPSKELMERAAEPFIRLGLMDSL; encoded by the coding sequence ATGAACATTAAGCGAAGCCATTACGGCCCCCTAGGGGCCTCAGTGAGTCTGCATCCCGGCGCCCGGCCTGCAGCCCAGGACCCCCGGGGGTATATCCACTCCATCGAGACCGGTGGTACGGTGGATGGACCGGGAATACGGTATGTAGCCTTTCTTCAGGGATGTCCGCTGCGCTGCCTCTACTGCCACAATCCGGATTCCTGGCAGATGCGTACCGGAAAAACCATGACATCCTCCCAACTACTCGAGGACGTGCTCCGGTATAAACCCTTTATAAAATCCGGCGGTGTGACCCTTTCCGGGGGAGAGCCCCTGACCCAGCCGGAATTTGTAGAGCATTTTTTTACGAATGCCCGAGAACATGGCCTGCACACAGCCTTGGATACCTCCGGGGCTATACCCCTGAACAAGAGCCGGTCCGCCCTGGATGCGGCAGATCTTATTTTATTGGACATAAAGGCCTTGGATCCCCAACTCTGTCGGGATCTGACGGGAATGGACAACCAGCATGCCTTGGAGATGCTTGAATACCTGGAAGCTTCGGGCAAGCCGGTGTGGATCCGCCATGTCGTTGTACCCGGCTACACCGATGATATGGAGCAGCTTGAAGCCCTGGCCTATTACCTCAAGGATTTTTCGGTTATCCAGCGGGTGGAGCTTCTGCCGTTTCACCAGATGGCCACCTATAAATGGAAGGCTCTGGGTCTGAAGTACGCCCTCAAGGATACCCCGGTTCCCTCCAAGGAGCTCATGGAGCGGGCGGCCGAACCCTTTATTCGCCTTGGTTTGATGGATAGCCTGTAG
- a CDS encoding amylo-alpha-1,6-glucosidase, producing the protein MNLSKNIVLKENYTFLVTDEDGAIPGGERGLYSHDTRFLSRLLWQFDCPDVPETFHTLVAHSSQPDTAVFHHALIQGPSQILGVHRTLSLEEGRLADTLVLENTDSQPRRLRLGLSIDADFIDLFEARGFASLDRRLSPPAIGKSSLEFGYTDGPDTYGTHVTLKLQGPDGGLMVPGDPGKTQMAVRQGEGTGEAALSWDIEIPPRKKITLTMKIALTHPSLNQDLESSLPSYSRWREGFPESLIRGPVSQDQGVLNQAIQDLRALMLISPQGSIPAAGIPWFVAAFGRDSLITAAMLLPHHPWVARGVLEYLGHYQGREVHTFRGEEPGKIMHEIRFGELARKGKIPHTPYYGTIDATPLYIILLQELVEQTGSRDLIAHFQPQWEACLAWMMEYGDADGDGFLEYISAEPGKGLVVQSWKDSDDSMSHGDGSLAQGYIRPAEVQGYAYRAYMAAAEFYEDLGNPEKSSELLMRAQALQLSFDRVFWSDSLDCYAMALDGDSRPLAVKSSNAGQLLWSGIVPENRAPRLVSTLMGPELYSGWGIRTLGTQEARYNPVSYHNGSVWPHDTALIARGLWDYGFRDEAGQLVRDLFDLAGSQGDRRLPELIAGYSRGTSPPVPYPVACRPQSWDAAALVYLHPLLIRE; encoded by the coding sequence ATGAATTTGAGCAAAAACATTGTACTGAAGGAAAATTACACCTTTCTTGTGACGGACGAGGACGGCGCTATTCCTGGGGGGGAGCGGGGGCTCTATTCCCATGACACCCGGTTCTTGAGCAGACTCCTATGGCAGTTCGACTGCCCGGATGTCCCCGAGACCTTCCATACCTTGGTTGCCCACAGCTCCCAGCCCGATACAGCGGTCTTTCACCACGCCCTGATCCAAGGGCCAAGCCAGATCCTGGGTGTCCACCGCACCCTGAGCCTGGAGGAAGGACGGCTGGCTGATACCTTGGTGTTGGAAAACACCGACAGCCAACCCCGGCGGCTTCGCCTTGGCCTGAGCATCGATGCAGATTTTATCGATCTCTTTGAGGCCAGGGGCTTCGCCTCCCTGGATCGCCGCCTCTCACCCCCGGCCATAGGGAAGTCCTCCCTGGAATTCGGATACACCGACGGCCCCGATACCTATGGAACTCACGTTACCCTGAAACTCCAGGGCCCGGATGGGGGTCTGATGGTTCCCGGAGACCCTGGGAAAACCCAAATGGCAGTCCGGCAGGGGGAGGGTACCGGGGAAGCCGCCCTATCCTGGGACATTGAAATCCCCCCGAGAAAAAAAATTACCCTGACCATGAAGATAGCACTGACCCATCCAAGTCTGAACCAGGACCTGGAATCGAGCCTGCCCAGCTATTCCCGGTGGCGGGAAGGATTTCCCGAATCCCTGATCCGGGGCCCGGTGAGCCAGGATCAGGGGGTCCTCAATCAGGCCATCCAGGATCTGCGGGCCCTCATGCTCATTTCGCCCCAGGGAAGCATTCCCGCGGCGGGTATTCCCTGGTTTGTCGCCGCCTTCGGACGGGACAGCCTGATTACCGCGGCCATGCTGCTGCCCCACCATCCCTGGGTCGCCCGGGGAGTCCTGGAGTACCTGGGACATTACCAGGGTAGGGAGGTGCATACCTTCCGCGGGGAGGAACCGGGAAAAATCATGCACGAAATACGCTTCGGTGAACTCGCCCGGAAGGGAAAGATACCCCATACCCCCTACTACGGGACCATTGATGCCACTCCTCTGTACATTATATTACTCCAGGAATTGGTGGAGCAGACGGGCTCCCGGGATCTGATCGCCCATTTCCAGCCCCAGTGGGAGGCCTGCCTGGCCTGGATGATGGAATACGGGGATGCGGACGGCGACGGGTTCTTGGAATACATCAGCGCAGAACCCGGAAAGGGACTGGTCGTCCAGAGCTGGAAGGATTCGGATGACTCCATGAGCCACGGCGACGGCAGCCTTGCCCAGGGATATATCCGGCCAGCCGAGGTCCAGGGCTACGCCTACCGGGCCTACATGGCCGCAGCAGAGTTTTACGAGGACCTTGGGAACCCGGAGAAGAGCAGTGAATTGCTTATGCGCGCCCAGGCGCTCCAGCTGTCCTTCGATAGGGTGTTTTGGAGTGATTCTCTGGATTGTTACGCCATGGCATTGGATGGTGATTCCCGTCCCCTGGCGGTTAAGAGCTCCAATGCAGGGCAGCTTTTGTGGTCGGGCATTGTTCCGGAAAACCGGGCCCCTAGATTGGTTTCAACCCTCATGGGACCGGAACTTTACAGCGGCTGGGGCATACGAACCCTGGGGACCCAGGAGGCTCGATATAATCCGGTGAGTTACCATAACGGCTCGGTGTGGCCCCACGATACCGCCTTGATTGCCCGGGGGCTATGGGACTACGGATTTAGAGATGAGGCCGGTCAGCTGGTCCGGGATCTCTTCGATCTCGCCGGAAGCCAGGGGGACCGGAGGCTTCCCGAACTGATCGCCGGGTATTCCCGGGGCACATCCCCCCCGGTTCCCTACCCCGTGGCGTGCAGGCCCCAGTCCTGGGATGCCGCAGCCCTGGTATATCTACACCCGCTGCTTATCCGTGAGTGA
- a CDS encoding carbohydrate ABC transporter permease, producing the protein MTETTQINQQLLENWHRRRRWARAGIGYTLFIALTLVFLSPLLFAALSSIKTDPLEYPPKLLSPQLNPRNWVQAARLGRQGGENAFFGGFTPGSTIEFDITYLTPHSQTPEPPEVIIPKRRPGAGLGAVFEETYAADYALVGPVRQIDQRPGSKEIDGATVDGLLTTYGFSVSYQGDGPRISRVPLDATVPPGQIYTGSTITASRIERRGRVASFDTISPGFLGYIFRNYQRVFQEAKSITSGTSLFTNWFGNSFFFALVRVITNLLLASMAGYALARFTFRGRHLVFMLLLVAQMVPVQVIFISNYLVLRDGIWGLSNIFGTPTLLNNIWGLIIGGAGTMIEAAKVFLMKQYFESLPRQIEEAARIDGASEWTTYWRVMFPMARPALGALVILSFQGAWNEFFWSFIILTSPDEIKTLPIGLLSFRQIYGTAGDWGLILAGAMLSALPVVILFIVFQKYFLEGVSFGGTKG; encoded by the coding sequence ATGACCGAAACAACACAGATTAATCAGCAACTACTTGAGAACTGGCATCGACGTCGGCGATGGGCAAGGGCGGGTATTGGGTACACCCTCTTTATCGCCCTTACCCTGGTATTCCTTTCTCCCCTTCTCTTTGCCGCCCTTTCGAGCATTAAAACCGACCCCTTGGAATACCCGCCGAAGCTCCTTTCTCCCCAGCTGAATCCCCGTAACTGGGTTCAAGCAGCGCGGTTAGGTCGTCAGGGGGGTGAAAACGCATTTTTCGGGGGATTTACACCGGGAAGCACCATCGAATTTGATATTACCTACCTCACCCCCCATTCCCAGACACCCGAGCCCCCGGAGGTTATCATACCCAAGCGCCGGCCCGGGGCAGGCCTGGGAGCCGTATTCGAAGAAACCTACGCCGCTGACTACGCCCTGGTCGGACCGGTTCGGCAGATCGACCAACGCCCGGGCAGCAAAGAAATTGACGGAGCTACGGTTGACGGTCTTTTGACAACCTACGGATTTTCGGTTTCATACCAGGGTGACGGCCCCAGGATTAGCCGGGTTCCCCTGGATGCCACCGTGCCCCCCGGCCAGATTTACACTGGCAGCACCATCACCGCCAGTCGGATCGAACGCCGGGGCCGGGTTGCCAGTTTCGATACCATCAGCCCGGGGTTCCTCGGATACATCTTCCGGAACTACCAACGGGTTTTCCAAGAAGCGAAGAGTATCACCTCCGGAACCAGCCTCTTTACCAACTGGTTCGGTAATTCCTTCTTCTTCGCCCTCGTCAGGGTAATTACCAACCTGCTCCTGGCCTCCATGGCCGGTTACGCCCTGGCCCGCTTCACCTTTCGGGGCCGGCACCTGGTCTTCATGCTGCTCTTAGTGGCTCAGATGGTTCCCGTACAGGTAATTTTTATCTCCAACTACCTGGTGTTACGGGATGGTATTTGGGGATTAAGCAACATCTTCGGTACACCCACCCTATTGAATAATATCTGGGGCCTGATCATCGGAGGCGCGGGTACCATGATTGAGGCAGCCAAGGTGTTTTTGATGAAGCAGTACTTCGAATCCCTTCCCAGGCAAATCGAGGAAGCAGCCCGGATCGATGGTGCCAGCGAATGGACCACCTACTGGAGGGTTATGTTCCCCATGGCCCGGCCGGCTCTGGGTGCCTTGGTGATTCTGAGCTTTCAGGGCGCATGGAACGAGTTCTTTTGGTCCTTCATCATCCTTACCAGTCCGGATGAAATAAAAACCCTTCCCATCGGGTTATTAAGCTTCCGGCAGATATACGGAACTGCAGGAGACTGGGGGCTCATCCTCGCCGGAGCGATGCTTAGCGCCCTGCCGGTAGTCATACTCTTTATTGTCTTTCAAAAATACTTCCTCGAAGGGGTCTCCTTCGGCGGAACAAAGGGATAA
- a CDS encoding carbohydrate ABC transporter permease: protein MTFHQKRTLTAWGFLTPFLVIQGIFFVYAAVRAVYFSFTDYNMFNQAQFVGLANYANLFREANFLKALRNTVAFSLIVTTVQTFLALVIASILNRKMKGIGFFRSAFYLPSIASSVVITVIFLWLFQRRGFINFISGTIQSLGPAIVTAALLFLLFQTGFYLYERTKGFPIRFFDAPTGLLSFFLSLGITVLGTMTGIIDLGPGVDVDFVWLQTRQTVMGIPVPLIAIMIQNTFTTIPTLMLIFIAGLQDVPGSLYEAASIDGAGPVRQFLSITVPSIRPVLFLVTTMGLIGTLQMFDQVAIFGDAVPQESVITLAYFVYDRMFPGAQLPEVGLASAAAMFLALFTFAAVMLQRLVIKDRGDV from the coding sequence ATGACCTTCCATCAAAAACGCACCCTGACCGCCTGGGGATTTCTTACCCCATTCCTGGTAATTCAGGGCATATTTTTTGTGTATGCCGCGGTCCGGGCGGTGTATTTTAGCTTTACCGATTACAATATGTTCAATCAGGCACAGTTCGTCGGATTGGCAAACTATGCAAACCTCTTCCGTGAAGCGAATTTTCTTAAGGCCCTCAGAAACACCGTAGCCTTTTCCCTCATTGTCACCACGGTACAGACCTTTCTGGCCTTGGTGATAGCATCAATCCTGAATCGGAAGATGAAGGGCATTGGCTTCTTTCGTTCCGCCTTTTATCTGCCCAGCATTGCCAGTTCAGTAGTTATTACCGTTATCTTTCTTTGGCTGTTCCAGCGCCGGGGATTTATAAACTTTATATCGGGAACGATTCAGAGCCTCGGTCCAGCCATTGTGACTGCGGCATTGCTCTTTCTCTTGTTCCAGACGGGATTTTACCTCTACGAGCGTACCAAGGGCTTCCCTATCCGGTTTTTCGATGCCCCCACGGGACTGCTGTCCTTCTTCTTGTCCCTGGGAATAACCGTACTTGGCACCATGACCGGCATTATCGATCTAGGTCCCGGGGTTGATGTGGACTTTGTCTGGCTCCAGACCCGCCAAACCGTTATGGGCATTCCGGTACCCCTCATTGCCATCATGATTCAAAACACCTTCACAACCATTCCAACCCTGATGTTGATCTTCATCGCCGGACTCCAGGACGTGCCGGGGAGCCTCTACGAGGCGGCGTCTATCGATGGAGCCGGTCCGGTACGGCAATTTCTATCCATAACCGTTCCATCCATCCGGCCGGTACTATTCCTGGTAACCACCATGGGGCTCATCGGAACCCTGCAGATGTTCGACCAGGTGGCTATTTTCGGTGACGCAGTTCCCCAGGAATCGGTCATAACCCTGGCCTACTTCGTATACGACCGGATGTTCCCCGGCGCTCAACTGCCCGAGGTGGGACTGGCTTCAGCAGCAGCCATGTTTCTGGCCCTGTTTACCTTTGCAGCGGTCATGCTTCAGCGGCTGGTAATAAAAGACCGAGGTGATGTATGA
- a CDS encoding ABC transporter substrate-binding protein — protein MKKLVLAVFVLLIGFGLVWAGGESEASGGSSTSPAQPQRVRIMGYGGQDPAVVTRLLNEVIGADLKAKNIEVVYEPLEGDYNAALFNALSAGTAGDIFYIPVETAPGIIATGKVEALNDYVNPDPFIESLTDAYTIDGKLYGIAKDFNTLALVYNKDLFDEAGVAYPNENDTWETLAQKARKISELGQDVYGIALPADYARFGAFAFGAGWSPFGGSDGRTNLNDPAFVSATSWYTGLVRDKVGVLPSDIGQGWGGGALATENVGMAIEGAWIIGFLRNEAPNLAYGATFLPKAPNTGERGNFLFTVAYGINSDSPRKAAAVEVLKALTSEKAQQFILEEGLAIPSRTALADNPFFDQDTVEAQTNKVVFQGAEEGVVYGYQFGVVGTDWMGPVNAMLSEVMTGQISVNDAVRQAQNELDAILDRAGL, from the coding sequence ATGAAAAAGTTGGTACTTGCGGTATTTGTATTACTAATCGGCTTCGGCCTCGTATGGGCTGGAGGAGAATCAGAGGCATCCGGGGGCAGCAGCACATCCCCTGCTCAACCCCAGCGTGTACGGATCATGGGCTATGGCGGCCAGGATCCCGCAGTAGTCACCCGGCTGCTGAACGAGGTAATCGGCGCTGATCTAAAAGCAAAAAACATCGAGGTGGTGTACGAACCCCTGGAGGGCGATTATAACGCAGCTCTATTCAACGCCCTGTCAGCAGGAACAGCTGGAGACATCTTCTACATTCCCGTAGAAACAGCCCCGGGAATCATCGCCACCGGGAAGGTCGAGGCCTTGAACGACTATGTAAACCCGGATCCCTTCATTGAAAGCCTGACCGACGCCTACACCATCGATGGGAAGCTCTACGGCATTGCCAAGGACTTCAACACCCTGGCGCTGGTATACAATAAGGATCTCTTCGACGAGGCCGGTGTTGCCTATCCCAACGAGAACGACACCTGGGAAACCCTGGCTCAAAAGGCCCGGAAGATCTCTGAACTCGGCCAAGACGTATATGGCATAGCCCTGCCGGCGGATTACGCCCGGTTCGGCGCTTTCGCCTTCGGTGCTGGATGGAGCCCCTTCGGGGGATCTGACGGTCGGACAAACCTCAATGATCCTGCCTTCGTTTCTGCGACCTCCTGGTACACCGGTCTGGTTCGGGACAAGGTCGGGGTACTTCCGTCGGATATCGGTCAGGGCTGGGGCGGCGGCGCCTTAGCAACCGAGAATGTAGGCATGGCCATTGAAGGAGCCTGGATTATCGGATTCCTCCGGAATGAGGCACCGAACCTCGCCTACGGAGCGACCTTCCTCCCCAAAGCACCGAATACCGGAGAGCGGGGCAACTTCCTGTTCACCGTTGCCTATGGGATCAACAGCGATAGCCCCCGGAAGGCAGCCGCCGTGGAGGTTCTGAAGGCCCTTACCAGTGAAAAAGCCCAGCAATTCATTCTGGAAGAGGGTCTGGCCATTCCAAGCCGAACCGCCTTAGCAGACAACCCCTTCTTCGACCAAGACACCGTGGAAGCGCAGACCAATAAGGTAGTCTTCCAAGGCGCAGAAGAGGGTGTGGTATACGGCTACCAATTCGGTGTGGTGGGAACCGACTGGATGGGTCCGGTAAACGCCATGTTGTCCGAGGTTATGACCGGTCAGATTTCTGTGAACGATGCGGTGCGCCAGGCTCAAAACGAGCTTGATGCAATCCTGGATCGCGCAGGACTCTAG